Proteins encoded in a region of the Saccharothrix ecbatanensis genome:
- a CDS encoding YlxR family protein has product MTRRPAGPLRRARRHPVRPTRQQGIDFSVVQRRGSEFAHIGPVRTCIGCRARTLPSELLRVVVVGGTVVPDTRRRLAGRGAWLHPDPDCLRNAEKRRAFPRAFRVQGSLDVEGVRVHLAQCGKEVAGSPRDQQEARKQVDPS; this is encoded by the coding sequence GTGACGCGGAGGCCGGCGGGTCCGCTCCGGCGGGCGCGGCGACATCCGGTTCGGCCGACTAGGCAACAGGGGATAGACTTCTCAGTGGTTCAACGTCGGGGATCGGAATTCGCGCACATCGGCCCGGTTCGTACGTGCATAGGGTGCCGCGCTCGGACGTTGCCCTCCGAGCTGCTGCGCGTGGTGGTCGTGGGCGGGACTGTGGTCCCGGACACGCGTCGACGGTTGGCCGGTAGGGGAGCATGGCTGCACCCCGATCCGGACTGCCTCCGCAACGCCGAGAAGCGACGGGCGTTCCCCCGGGCCTTCAGGGTCCAGGGGTCGCTCGACGTCGAAGGCGTGCGCGTTCACCTCGCGCAGTGTGGGAAGGAGGTCGCGGGATCGCCCCGTGACCAGCAGGAAGCAAGGAAGCAGGTCGACCCGTCATGA
- the nusA gene encoding transcription termination factor NusA, which yields MNVDIAALRAIERDKDIPFDTVLEAIETALLTAYKHTEGHHSHSRVEIDRKTGAVRVLAQDLNPDGSVLEEWDDTPEGFGRIAATTARQVILQRLRDAEHERTFGEFSAKEGEIIGGVVQRDARANARGMVVVQIGDTEGVLPPAEQVPGESYEHGSRLKCYVVGVSRGTRGPQITLSRTHPNLVRRLFALEVPEIADGTVEIPAVAREAGHRSKIAVRTTVPGVNAKGACIGPMGARVRNVMSELAGEKIDIIDHSDDPATFVGNALSPAKVVSVKVLDERAKTARVVVPDFQLSLAIGKEGQNARLAARLTGWRIDIRSDAEAGGSAPAGAATSGSAD from the coding sequence GTGAACGTCGACATCGCCGCTCTAAGGGCGATCGAACGGGACAAGGACATCCCCTTCGACACGGTTCTCGAAGCCATCGAGACCGCCCTGCTGACCGCCTACAAGCACACCGAGGGCCACCACTCGCACTCGCGGGTGGAGATCGACCGCAAGACCGGCGCGGTGCGGGTCCTCGCGCAGGACCTGAACCCGGACGGCTCCGTGCTGGAGGAGTGGGACGACACCCCGGAGGGGTTCGGCCGCATCGCCGCCACCACCGCCCGGCAGGTCATCCTCCAGCGCCTGCGCGACGCCGAGCACGAGCGCACGTTCGGCGAGTTCTCCGCCAAGGAGGGCGAGATCATCGGCGGCGTGGTGCAGCGCGACGCCCGCGCGAACGCCCGCGGCATGGTCGTGGTGCAGATCGGTGACACCGAAGGCGTGCTGCCGCCCGCCGAGCAGGTGCCCGGCGAGTCCTACGAGCACGGCTCACGGCTCAAGTGCTACGTCGTGGGCGTGTCCCGCGGCACCCGCGGCCCGCAGATCACGCTGTCGCGCACCCACCCCAACCTGGTGCGCAGGCTGTTCGCCCTCGAAGTGCCCGAGATCGCGGACGGCACCGTCGAGATCCCCGCGGTGGCACGTGAGGCAGGTCACCGCTCGAAAATCGCGGTGCGCACCACGGTGCCCGGCGTCAACGCCAAGGGCGCGTGCATCGGCCCGATGGGCGCCCGGGTGCGGAACGTGATGAGCGAGCTGGCCGGCGAGAAGATCGACATCATCGACCACTCCGACGACCCCGCCACGTTCGTCGGGAATGCCCTGTCACCGGCGAAGGTTGTCTCTGTCAAGGTGCTCGACGAACGCGCCAAGACGGCCCGGGTCGTGGTGCCGGACTTCCAGCTCTCCCTCGCCATCGGCAAGGAGGGCCAGAACGCCCGGCTCGCCGCCCGGCTCACCGGCTGGCGCATCGACATCCGCAGTGACGCGGAGGCCGGCGGGTCCGCTCCGGCGGGCGCGGCGACATCCGGTTCGGCCGACTAG
- the rimP gene encoding ribosome maturation factor RimP: MSSPPRGELAAQLAPVVREEVEALGFDLELLDVNQAGRRRLVKVVVDGDDGITSDELAMVGRAVSAALDAHEHLIAGSYTLEVTSPGADRPLTKPRHWKRNRLRLVKVKQPDQVEWFGRVGEADDAGVVLLVKGELRRVEYKTIERAVVEVEFKQPPVDELALLEGKHLKEESE, encoded by the coding sequence GTGTCCAGCCCGCCGCGCGGAGAACTCGCCGCGCAGCTAGCACCCGTCGTGCGAGAAGAGGTCGAGGCACTCGGCTTCGACCTCGAGCTGCTCGACGTGAACCAGGCTGGGCGTCGCAGGCTGGTCAAGGTGGTCGTGGACGGCGACGACGGCATCACGTCGGACGAGCTGGCGATGGTCGGCCGAGCCGTGTCCGCCGCGCTCGACGCCCACGAGCACCTGATCGCGGGGTCGTACACGCTCGAGGTCACCTCGCCCGGCGCGGACCGCCCGCTGACCAAACCGCGCCACTGGAAGCGCAACCGACTGCGGCTGGTGAAGGTCAAGCAGCCGGATCAGGTCGAGTGGTTCGGCCGGGTCGGCGAGGCCGACGACGCCGGAGTCGTGCTGCTGGTCAAGGGCGAGCTGCGCCGCGTCGAGTACAAGACGATCGAGCGCGCCGTCGTCGAAGTCGAGTTCAAGCAGCCGCCGGTCGACGAGCTCGCGCTCCTCGAAGGCAAGCACCTGAAGGAGGAGTCGGAGTGA
- a CDS encoding ferritin-like domain-containing protein, whose protein sequence is MSVESMQEALRAEHAAVWTYGLVSAFISVPQQVAAVADGANAHRARRDVTERWLRDAGATPQPPAAAYLAPQPVDSAASAIAALVSVETDACVAWRGVLERTEDGTLRTSALDALTVAAVRATRWRKAAGLTPASIPFPGAGVG, encoded by the coding sequence GTGAGCGTGGAGTCGATGCAGGAGGCGCTGCGCGCCGAGCACGCGGCGGTGTGGACGTACGGGCTGGTCAGCGCGTTCATCTCGGTGCCGCAGCAGGTGGCGGCGGTGGCCGACGGCGCGAACGCGCACCGGGCGCGGCGGGACGTGACGGAGCGGTGGCTGCGGGACGCCGGGGCCACTCCACAGCCACCGGCGGCGGCCTACCTCGCGCCCCAGCCGGTGGACAGCGCGGCGTCGGCTATCGCGGCGCTGGTCTCGGTGGAGACGGACGCGTGCGTGGCCTGGCGCGGGGTGCTGGAGCGGACCGAGGACGGGACGCTGCGGACGTCGGCGCTGGACGCGTTGACCGTGGCGGCGGTGCGGGCGACCCGGTGGCGCAAGGCGGCCGGGCTGACGCCGGCGTCGATCCCGTTCCCGGGCGCCGGCGTCGGCTGA
- a CDS encoding aminotransferase class V-fold PLP-dependent enzyme has protein sequence MRSSFGTTFDVPLGYLNTAGIGVPPAPAAAAVSEAVRRWSAGLDRPTDFDPHVAAARTAFGQLVGVPAERVAMGASGSQLVALVAAGLPADASVLVARGEFTSLTFPFAARGLRVTEVDLDEIVAEAGSHDLVAVSVVQSVDGRIVDLEGLRATGVPVLLDASQAAGWLPLELDWADWVVAVGYKFLMAPRGCAWLACSPSALERTVPAAANWYAGDDPWTTVYGLPLRLAPDARRLDISPGWLAQVGAAASLTYLASLDLAAVRDHNVALADTLLAGLGLPARGSAIVSLDLPSASERLAAAGVRSSLRAGRVRLAFHLYNAVPDVDLVLKALG, from the coding sequence ATGCGCTCATCGTTCGGCACGACCTTCGACGTCCCCCTCGGCTACCTGAACACCGCCGGCATCGGCGTCCCGCCCGCACCCGCCGCCGCCGCTGTGTCCGAGGCCGTGCGGCGGTGGTCGGCGGGCCTCGACCGCCCCACCGACTTCGACCCCCACGTCGCCGCGGCGCGCACCGCGTTCGGGCAGCTCGTGGGCGTGCCGGCCGAACGTGTGGCGATGGGCGCGTCGGGCTCCCAGCTCGTGGCCCTGGTGGCCGCCGGCCTGCCCGCCGACGCGTCCGTGCTGGTGGCGCGAGGCGAGTTCACCAGCCTGACGTTCCCGTTCGCGGCGCGGGGCTTGCGGGTCACCGAAGTCGATCTGGACGAGATCGTGGCCGAAGCGGGCTCGCACGACCTCGTCGCGGTGAGCGTCGTGCAGTCCGTCGACGGCCGGATCGTGGACCTGGAAGGGCTCCGCGCGACCGGCGTGCCGGTGCTCCTGGACGCTTCCCAGGCGGCCGGCTGGCTGCCGCTCGAACTGGACTGGGCGGACTGGGTGGTCGCCGTCGGCTACAAGTTCCTGATGGCCCCGCGGGGGTGCGCGTGGCTCGCGTGCTCGCCCTCGGCGTTGGAGCGCACGGTGCCCGCGGCGGCGAACTGGTACGCCGGTGACGACCCCTGGACCACGGTCTACGGGCTGCCGCTGCGCCTCGCGCCGGACGCCCGGCGGCTCGACATCTCACCCGGCTGGCTGGCCCAGGTCGGCGCCGCGGCGTCGCTGACGTACCTCGCCTCGCTCGACCTGGCGGCGGTCCGCGACCACAACGTGGCGCTCGCCGACACCCTCCTGGCCGGTCTCGGGCTGCCCGCGCGCGGATCCGCGATCGTGTCGCTGGACCTGCCGTCGGCGAGCGAGCGGCTGGCCGCCGCCGGAGTTCGGTCGAGTCTGCGCGCCGGACGGGTCCGGCTGGCGTTTCACCTGTACAACGCCGTGCCCGATGTCGATCTGGTGCTCAAGGCGCTCGGCTGA
- a CDS encoding SDR family NAD(P)-dependent oxidoreductase: MIHTAIVTGANQGIGAETAKALAAQGVNVLITFLRFVPPPDPSTPQEYFTARESGADEVVAAITEAGGKAHAIEVDLTDPLAPAMLFDTAEQVFGPVDILVNNASAWVQDTFLAAETDKFGRLLGAVTAQTFDAQFAVDARAGALLIAEFARRHIARGGNWGRIVGLTSGGPLGFPSEVTYGAAKAALDNYAMAAATELWPHGITSNVVKPGVTDTGWVNDAVRAEHDVSQPEDVAGVVAFLCSDAAAKVTRNVISLH, encoded by the coding sequence GTGATCCATACCGCGATCGTCACGGGGGCCAACCAGGGCATCGGCGCCGAGACCGCCAAGGCCCTCGCGGCACAGGGAGTCAACGTCCTCATCACGTTCCTGCGCTTCGTGCCCCCGCCGGACCCGAGCACGCCGCAGGAGTACTTCACCGCCCGCGAGTCGGGCGCGGACGAGGTGGTCGCCGCCATCACCGAGGCGGGCGGCAAGGCGCACGCGATCGAGGTCGACCTCACCGACCCGCTGGCGCCCGCCATGCTGTTCGACACCGCCGAACAGGTCTTCGGACCGGTCGACATCCTGGTCAACAACGCGTCCGCCTGGGTCCAGGACACGTTCCTGGCCGCCGAGACCGACAAGTTCGGCCGGCTGCTGGGGGCGGTGACGGCGCAGACGTTCGACGCGCAGTTCGCGGTGGACGCACGGGCCGGCGCGCTGCTGATCGCCGAGTTCGCCCGGCGGCACATCGCCCGCGGCGGGAACTGGGGACGCATCGTCGGCCTCACGTCGGGCGGCCCGCTCGGGTTCCCCAGCGAGGTGACCTACGGCGCGGCCAAGGCGGCGCTGGACAACTACGCCATGGCCGCGGCGACCGAGCTGTGGCCGCACGGCATCACGTCGAACGTGGTCAAGCCGGGCGTCACCGACACCGGCTGGGTCAACGACGCGGTCCGCGCGGAGCACGACGTGTCGCAGCCGGAGGACGTCGCCGGCGTGGTGGCGTTCCTGTGCTCCGACGCGGCGGCCAAGGTCACCAGGAACGTGATCAGCCTGCACTGA
- a CDS encoding YjbQ family protein produces MRSEEIEIRTGSAEVVHDLTRACEDFLAEVDGDGLLHVWVPHATAGLAVLETGAGSDEDLLAALRELLPADGRWRHRHGTPGHGRDHVLPALVPPYATIPVLGGVLALGTWQSVCLVDTNVDNPVRKVRLSFLPG; encoded by the coding sequence ATGCGCAGTGAAGAGATCGAGATCCGCACCGGGTCGGCCGAGGTCGTGCACGACCTGACCCGTGCGTGCGAGGACTTCCTGGCCGAGGTGGACGGCGACGGGCTGCTGCACGTCTGGGTGCCGCACGCCACCGCCGGTCTGGCGGTGCTGGAGACCGGCGCGGGCAGCGACGAAGACCTGCTGGCCGCGCTGCGCGAGCTGCTGCCCGCCGACGGCCGGTGGCGGCACCGGCACGGGACGCCGGGTCACGGCCGTGACCACGTGCTCCCCGCGCTGGTGCCGCCGTACGCGACGATCCCGGTGCTAGGCGGTGTGCTGGCGCTGGGCACCTGGCAGTCCGTCTGCCTGGTCGACACGAACGTCGACAACCCCGTCCGCAAGGTCCGGCTGTCCTTCCTTCCCGGCTAG
- a CDS encoding ABC transporter permease, with amino-acid sequence MAALHDRPPAVTAVATAVVGALIALVLGLVTFGVQATVHPEAVPLAVAVGPDAPPQLRGVADKLAGAGTAEVTWRVTTPGEARDLLSRQEVYGVLELAPAGATVVLSGAVNPSGTQVAQQVLAGVTQGAGMQAQVLMLNPASAAGRTAPLAASALLWITGLIAGAAFTALARRPNTVSRLVGATTATVLGVAVVAGFFALWDSALPLGWDVLGYLALLAGAFALVQGALLRLLGIRAMALLGPMYLIAPAVAGQVPELLDPVYRALLWSWTPFRFSAEGLRALLNGGSPDTAQVWVFVGMAAVGLAVLLLPKKVLPEKGLAGKEGQPDLADGVVDVRVDQADGLPGAQRQHTA; translated from the coding sequence ATGGCCGCACTGCACGACCGACCGCCGGCGGTCACCGCTGTGGCCACCGCCGTGGTGGGCGCGCTGATCGCGCTCGTGCTGGGTCTGGTGACGTTCGGCGTCCAGGCGACCGTGCACCCGGAGGCGGTGCCGCTCGCGGTCGCCGTGGGCCCCGATGCGCCACCACAGCTGCGCGGCGTCGCCGACAAGCTCGCCGGTGCGGGCACGGCGGAGGTCACGTGGCGCGTGACCACACCGGGGGAGGCGCGGGACCTGCTGTCCCGCCAAGAGGTCTACGGCGTGCTCGAACTGGCGCCCGCCGGCGCGACCGTGGTGCTGTCCGGCGCGGTGAACCCGTCCGGCACGCAGGTCGCCCAGCAGGTGCTCGCCGGCGTCACGCAAGGGGCCGGGATGCAGGCGCAGGTCCTCATGCTGAACCCGGCGTCCGCCGCGGGTCGGACCGCGCCACTGGCCGCGAGCGCGTTGCTGTGGATCACGGGTCTAATCGCCGGGGCGGCGTTCACGGCGCTGGCACGCAGGCCGAACACGGTCAGCAGGCTGGTCGGCGCCACGACGGCGACCGTGCTGGGCGTCGCGGTCGTGGCGGGCTTCTTCGCCCTGTGGGACTCGGCGCTGCCGCTCGGCTGGGACGTGCTCGGCTACCTCGCCCTGCTCGCCGGGGCGTTCGCCCTGGTCCAGGGCGCTCTGCTGCGGCTTCTCGGCATCCGCGCGATGGCCCTGCTGGGACCGATGTACCTGATCGCGCCCGCTGTCGCCGGTCAGGTGCCGGAACTGCTCGACCCCGTCTACCGCGCGTTGCTGTGGTCGTGGACGCCGTTCCGGTTCTCCGCCGAGGGCCTGCGCGCGCTGCTGAACGGCGGCTCGCCCGACACCGCCCAGGTGTGGGTGTTCGTGGGCATGGCCGCGGTCGGTCTGGCCGTCCTGCTTCTGCCCAAGAAGGTCCTGCCGGAGAAGGGCCTAGCCGGGAAGGAAGGACAGCCGGACCTTGCGGACGGGGTTGTCGACGTTCGTGTCGACCAGGCAGACGGACTGCCAGGTGCCCAGCGCCAGCACACCGCCTAG
- a CDS encoding HAD family hydrolase, protein MNTLVLWDIDLTLINARGLGREWYRTALRAAAGLDLVHPLNFGGRTERAITLEMLASHDLEPTEELVTRLHAELIDVAARERHLLPSHGHALPGALAALKALAARENVVQSLVTGNLVEIARYKLAAFGLDEHVDFEIGGYGSVSEHRPALVLEAVRLASAKHTREFRSVVIGDTPHDVDAALHHGAVAIGVATGGSSVAELREAGAHIVLTDLSDTAAVLSAVLDGRCSADGGSVA, encoded by the coding sequence GTGAACACCCTGGTGCTGTGGGACATCGACCTGACGCTGATCAACGCGAGGGGTCTCGGCCGCGAGTGGTACCGCACCGCGTTGCGCGCGGCGGCGGGCCTGGACCTCGTGCACCCGCTCAATTTCGGTGGCCGCACCGAGCGTGCCATCACGCTGGAGATGCTGGCGTCGCACGACCTCGAGCCCACCGAGGAACTGGTCACGCGGCTGCACGCGGAACTGATCGACGTGGCCGCTCGGGAACGCCACCTGCTGCCGTCACACGGGCACGCGCTGCCGGGTGCTTTGGCGGCGCTGAAGGCGTTGGCGGCGCGGGAGAACGTCGTGCAGTCGCTGGTGACGGGGAACCTGGTCGAGATCGCCCGGTACAAGCTGGCGGCGTTCGGGCTGGACGAGCACGTGGACTTCGAGATCGGCGGCTACGGCTCGGTGTCCGAGCACCGACCCGCGCTGGTGCTGGAGGCGGTGCGGCTGGCCTCCGCCAAGCACACCCGCGAGTTCCGGTCCGTGGTCATCGGCGACACGCCGCACGACGTGGACGCCGCACTGCACCACGGCGCCGTCGCCATCGGGGTGGCGACCGGCGGCAGCAGCGTCGCGGAACTGCGAGAGGCGGGCGCGCACATCGTGCTCACCGACCTCTCCGACACCGCGGCTGTTCTGAGCGCGGTGCTGGATGGCCGCTGCTCCGCAGACGGCGGCTCGGTCGCCTGA
- a CDS encoding proline--tRNA ligase, producing the protein MITRMSSLFLRTLREDPADAEVPSHKLLVRAGYVRRVAPGGYSWLPLGLRVLRNIEQIVREEMDAFGAQEIQFPALLPKEPYEATNRWTEYGPNIFRLKDRKGADYLLGPTHEELFTLTVKGEYSSYKDYPVTLYQIQTKYRDEARPRAGILRGREFVMKDSYSFDLTDEGLAESYQQHRDAYIRIFDRLGMEYVIVSATSGAMGGSASEEFLAVAPNGEDTFVRSTESGYAANVEAVTTPAPAEQDPAAQPEAQVHHTPNTPTIESLVTFLNANTDRTFTAADTLKNVLVKTRKPGEKEWTLLAIGLPGDREVDLKRLEAAVEPAEVAMLEEADFARNSFLVKGYIGPAALQANGVRYLADPRVVRGTAWVTGADKADHHVVDLVAGRDFTPDGTIDVAEVREGDPSPDGKGVLVAARGIEIGHIFQLGRKYADAFSLDALGPDSKPVRITMGSYGVGVSRLVAAIAEQSHDDRGLIWPRNVAPADVHVVVAGKDETLLAGGAKLAEELSASGLRVLLDDRKASPGVKFADAELIGVPTILVVGRGLVNGLVEVKDRRTGERTEVALGAAVQHLLEVVRG; encoded by the coding sequence GTGATCACGAGGATGTCGTCGCTGTTCCTGCGCACCCTGCGCGAGGACCCGGCCGACGCCGAAGTACCCAGCCACAAGCTGTTGGTCCGCGCCGGCTACGTGCGCCGCGTCGCGCCAGGCGGTTACTCGTGGCTGCCGTTGGGTCTGCGGGTGCTGCGCAACATCGAGCAGATCGTGCGCGAGGAGATGGACGCGTTCGGCGCCCAGGAGATCCAGTTCCCCGCGCTGCTGCCGAAGGAGCCCTACGAGGCGACCAACCGGTGGACCGAGTACGGCCCCAACATCTTCCGCCTCAAGGACCGCAAGGGCGCCGACTACCTGCTCGGCCCCACCCACGAGGAGCTGTTCACGCTCACCGTTAAGGGCGAGTACTCGTCCTACAAGGACTACCCGGTCACGCTCTACCAGATCCAGACCAAGTACCGGGACGAGGCACGCCCCCGCGCGGGCATCCTGCGCGGCCGTGAGTTCGTGATGAAGGACTCCTACTCCTTCGACCTCACCGACGAGGGCCTGGCCGAGTCCTACCAGCAGCACCGCGACGCCTACATCCGGATCTTCGACCGGCTCGGCATGGAGTACGTCATCGTCTCCGCCACGTCCGGCGCGATGGGCGGCTCGGCGTCGGAGGAGTTCCTGGCGGTCGCGCCGAACGGCGAGGACACCTTCGTCCGCAGCACGGAGTCCGGCTACGCGGCGAACGTGGAGGCGGTCACGACGCCCGCGCCCGCCGAGCAGGACCCGGCGGCGCAGCCCGAGGCGCAGGTGCACCACACGCCGAACACGCCGACCATCGAGTCCCTGGTCACCTTCCTCAACGCCAACACGGACCGCACCTTCACCGCCGCGGACACGCTGAAGAACGTCCTGGTGAAGACCCGGAAGCCCGGCGAGAAGGAGTGGACGCTCCTCGCCATCGGCCTGCCCGGCGACCGCGAGGTCGACCTGAAGCGGCTGGAGGCGGCGGTCGAGCCGGCCGAGGTGGCGATGCTGGAGGAGGCGGACTTCGCCCGCAACTCCTTCCTGGTCAAGGGCTACATCGGCCCGGCGGCGCTCCAGGCCAACGGCGTCCGGTACCTGGCCGACCCGCGCGTGGTGCGCGGCACGGCGTGGGTCACCGGCGCGGACAAGGCCGACCACCACGTGGTGGACCTCGTCGCCGGCCGTGACTTCACCCCCGACGGCACGATCGACGTGGCGGAGGTCCGCGAGGGCGACCCGTCACCCGACGGCAAGGGCGTGCTGGTCGCCGCGCGCGGCATCGAGATCGGGCACATCTTCCAGTTGGGCCGCAAGTACGCGGACGCGTTCTCGCTGGACGCGCTGGGTCCGGACAGCAAGCCCGTCCGGATCACCATGGGCTCGTACGGCGTCGGCGTGTCCCGCCTGGTGGCCGCGATCGCCGAGCAGAGCCACGACGACCGCGGTCTGATCTGGCCTCGGAACGTGGCGCCGGCGGACGTGCACGTGGTCGTCGCGGGCAAGGACGAGACGCTGCTCGCGGGCGGTGCGAAGCTCGCTGAGGAGCTGTCGGCGTCCGGCCTGAGGGTGCTGCTGGACGACCGCAAGGCGAGCCCGGGCGTGAAGTTCGCGGACGCCGAGCTGATCGGTGTGCCGACCATCCTGGTCGTGGGCCGCGGCCTGGTGAACGGCCTGGTCGAGGTCAAGGACCGCCGCACGGGTGAGCGGACCGAGGTGGCGCTCGGCGCCGCCGTTCAGCACCTGCTCGAGGTCGTCAGGGGCTGA
- a CDS encoding alpha/beta hydrolase, with protein MDIVFVHGACVRDAAWWWHRMVEPLEAFGLRSVAVELPSCGAGGDLEADVSAVVEAVTKPSVLVGHSYGGVVITEAASRVDVSHLVYVAGTVPSAGDSLSSLAAPGPPPPFLDFDFDGGTVGAVSSMFAELFMQDCAPELVSGGAERLTRQSLAAFGQPVTVGVSAPSTYVVCAEDRATPPAVQRGFAAKTDRVVEMAVGHHPFLSRPVELALVIAASAGIVGGQV; from the coding sequence ATGGACATCGTTTTCGTACACGGGGCGTGCGTGCGTGACGCGGCTTGGTGGTGGCACCGCATGGTCGAGCCGCTGGAGGCTTTCGGCCTGCGGTCGGTCGCCGTGGAGCTGCCGAGCTGTGGGGCCGGGGGTGACCTGGAGGCGGACGTGTCGGCGGTGGTCGAGGCCGTGACCAAGCCGTCGGTGCTGGTGGGCCACTCGTACGGGGGTGTGGTGATCACCGAGGCGGCGAGTCGGGTGGACGTGTCGCACCTGGTGTACGTGGCCGGGACGGTGCCGTCGGCGGGAGACTCGCTCTCGTCACTGGCGGCGCCCGGGCCGCCACCGCCGTTCCTGGACTTCGACTTCGACGGGGGAACGGTCGGAGCCGTGAGTTCGATGTTCGCGGAGCTGTTCATGCAGGACTGCGCCCCCGAACTCGTGTCCGGCGGGGCAGAACGGTTGACCAGGCAGTCCCTGGCGGCGTTCGGCCAGCCCGTGACCGTGGGGGTGTCCGCGCCGTCGACGTACGTGGTGTGTGCGGAGGACCGCGCTACGCCGCCGGCTGTGCAGCGGGGGTTCGCGGCGAAGACGGATCGGGTGGTCGAGATGGCCGTGGGCCACCACCCGTTCTTGTCCCGGCCGGTGGAGTTGGCGCTGGTCATCGCTGCGTCGGCCGGAATTGTCGGTGGTCAGGTCTAG
- a CDS encoding VOC family protein, with product MTFEIGMITIDTTDPQRLAEFWTKALGMSIKQDWGEFLVLAADGEGLQLGLQRVDDPTPGKNRVHFDTHVADRVAEVARLVGLGATEVGEHTVPGLTWTVLADPDGNQFCIGQPG from the coding sequence ATGACGTTCGAGATCGGGATGATCACCATCGACACGACGGATCCGCAGCGGCTGGCGGAGTTCTGGACCAAGGCGCTCGGTATGTCGATCAAGCAGGACTGGGGCGAGTTCCTGGTGCTGGCGGCGGACGGTGAGGGCTTGCAGCTGGGGCTGCAGCGGGTCGATGACCCGACGCCGGGAAAGAACAGAGTCCACTTCGACACCCACGTAGCCGACCGCGTAGCCGAAGTCGCCCGCTTGGTGGGACTGGGGGCGACAGAAGTAGGCGAACACACCGTCCCCGGCCTGACGTGGACCGTCCTCGCCGACCCGGACGGCAACCAGTTCTGCATCGGCCAACCAGGCTGA
- the yaaA gene encoding peroxide stress protein YaaA: MLVLLPPSETKALGGSGAPLDLDQLSHTELTPVRGKLVDALVDLAADVPASLAVLGLSERQAGEVERNAELRSSPTLPALARYTGVLYDALDLGSLTKTEKARASARLAVASALFGVVGGGDPIPAYRLSGGSVLPSVGPLGALWRPVLEPVLGSADEFVVDLRSSPYTSLARIPGAAVVRVVTEDAKGRRNAVSHFNKAHKGRLARAIVQSRAEPSDLKGLIRVAGKAGMRVDLTGPGTADLILGD; this comes from the coding sequence GTGTTGGTACTGCTCCCCCCGTCGGAGACCAAAGCCCTCGGCGGCTCCGGCGCGCCGCTCGACCTCGACCAGCTCTCGCACACCGAGCTCACCCCGGTGCGAGGCAAGCTGGTCGACGCACTGGTCGACCTCGCGGCGGACGTTCCCGCGAGCCTCGCCGTGCTCGGCCTGTCCGAGCGCCAAGCCGGTGAGGTGGAGCGCAACGCGGAACTCCGCAGCTCCCCCACACTGCCCGCCCTCGCGCGGTACACGGGGGTGCTTTACGACGCGCTTGACCTCGGGTCGCTCACCAAGACCGAGAAAGCCCGTGCCTCGGCGCGGCTTGCGGTGGCGTCGGCGTTGTTCGGCGTCGTCGGCGGTGGGGATCCGATTCCGGCTTACCGGCTGTCGGGCGGGAGCGTGTTGCCGTCGGTCGGGCCGCTTGGCGCGTTGTGGCGGCCGGTGTTGGAACCGGTGCTGGGGTCGGCCGACGAGTTCGTCGTGGACCTGCGGTCGAGTCCGTACACGTCCCTGGCCCGCATCCCCGGTGCCGCGGTGGTCCGCGTGGTCACCGAGGATGCGAAGGGGCGGCGGAATGCGGTCAGCCACTTCAACAAGGCGCACAAGGGGCGGCTGGCTCGGGCGATCGTCCAGTCGCGGGCCGAGCCGAGTGACCTCAAGGGGTTGATCAGGGTGGCGGGTAAGGCCGGGATGCGGGTCGACCTCACTGGGCCAGGCACCGCTGATCTGATCCTGGGAGATTGA